From one Candidatus Thioglobus sp. NP1 genomic stretch:
- a CDS encoding uroporphyrinogen-III synthase yields MILITRPLAQATNLKSLINNLGIKTALFPTFEINKIKAEIPKQKFNVIIFISANAVDYAEQYFNNIIVEPISIFAIGPITAKKLIEKDIKVDGYPKNNSSSEVLLNMPYFKDLKDSEILIVRGKGGSEYLKNTLQVKNNVNYFEVYERVPCDLTRLHSQSIKEFLKVDDGVIVINSLESLSLMIELVNKESKIFLDQFKTREMIVLSDRIKKQAKILGFQKITVTLNPSDQDVVDLLGSKNNKKITRI; encoded by the coding sequence ATGATTCTTATTACTCGTCCATTAGCCCAAGCTACTAATCTTAAATCTTTAATAAATAATTTAGGGATAAAGACTGCATTATTTCCTACTTTTGAAATAAATAAAATTAAGGCTGAAATTCCTAAACAGAAATTTAATGTAATTATTTTTATTAGTGCAAATGCAGTAGATTATGCCGAACAATATTTCAATAATATTATTGTTGAGCCTATTAGTATATTTGCGATAGGTCCAATTACTGCAAAAAAACTAATTGAGAAAGATATTAAAGTGGATGGCTATCCAAAAAATAATTCATCTAGTGAAGTTCTTTTAAATATGCCTTATTTCAAAGACTTAAAAGATTCAGAAATTCTTATAGTTAGAGGAAAAGGTGGAAGTGAATACTTGAAAAATACTCTCCAAGTAAAGAATAATGTAAATTATTTTGAAGTTTATGAAAGAGTGCCTTGTGACTTAACTAGACTACATTCGCAATCAATTAAGGAGTTTTTAAAAGTTGATGATGGTGTAATAGTAATAAATAGTTTAGAAAGTCTGTCATTAATGATAGAACTTGTAAATAAAGAATCAAAAATTTTCCTTGATCAATTTAAAACAAGAGAGATGATTGTTTTGAGTGATAGAATTAAAAAGCAAGCAAAAATCTTAGGCTTTCAGAAAATTACTGTTACTTTAAATCCATCAGATCAAGATGTTGTTGATTTATTAGGTTCTAAAAATAATAAAAAAATTACCCGTATTTAA
- the infA gene encoding translation initiation factor IF-1 gives MSKSDYIELEGVVKEKLPNTTFKVELENGHSVLAHISGKIRKHYIRILPGDKVTVEMTPYDLTKGRITFRHK, from the coding sequence ATGTCGAAAAGTGATTACATTGAGTTAGAGGGCGTAGTTAAAGAAAAATTACCTAATACAACTTTTAAAGTTGAATTAGAAAATGGACACAGCGTTCTAGCTCATATTTCTGGAAAAATTAGAAAGCACTATATTCGCATATTACCTGGCGATAAGGTAACTGTTGAGATGACTCCTTATGATTTAACAAAAGGCAGAATCACTTTCAGACATAAATAA
- the oadA gene encoding sodium-extruding oxaloacetate decarboxylase subunit alpha, whose product MSNKENNQPVEVTELVLRDGHQSLFATRMRIDDMLPIAEKLDQIGYWSMESWGGATFDACIRFLGEDPWERIREIKKVMPNTPQQMLLRAQNLLGYRHYSDDVVRKFVDRCADNGVGVLRIFDAMNDVRNLETAIDQTIKVDQHAQGTISYTVSPVHTIELWIEMAKRIEDMGAHSLCIKDMAGLLQPYVAFELVKKLKKAIDIPIQLHAHATTGLSTASIIKAVEAGIDRVDTCIGSMSMTYSHSATNSIVSILENSPRKTGLNLEKLEEIDQYFKPIRAKYSKFEGSLKGVDSRILTSQVPGGMLTNMEGQLKEQNAIDKMDEVLLEIPRVRKDLGYIPLVTPTSQIVGTQAVLNVLTGERYKTITKESSGILKGEYGASPAPLNKELQDRVLEGSKVITCRPADNLKPELEILEAEFDKIVADKGIRVADEKVDDLMTYALFPQVGVQFLENRDNPDFFEPVPQEPREFNPNDNSEGIYTVSFEGQSYTVNVTSGGDIASIGSSSAVTEVHNMVQKDAESDPSKFTAKEKVAAPLSGTIWKVLVSPNQSINEGDTLLILEAMKMETEVKATRTGTVISVDVKEGDSVTVGQLLLSLR is encoded by the coding sequence ATGTCAAATAAAGAAAACAATCAGCCTGTTGAAGTTACTGAGTTAGTATTAAGAGATGGTCATCAATCTTTATTCGCTACTCGAATGAGAATTGATGACATGCTTCCAATAGCAGAAAAACTAGATCAGATTGGTTACTGGTCAATGGAATCCTGGGGCGGCGCAACATTTGATGCCTGTATTCGCTTCCTTGGAGAGGATCCATGGGAGAGAATTCGTGAGATTAAAAAAGTAATGCCAAATACTCCACAACAAATGTTGTTGAGAGCTCAAAATCTTCTAGGTTATAGGCATTACAGTGATGATGTAGTTAGAAAGTTTGTGGATCGATGTGCAGATAATGGTGTTGGTGTTTTAAGAATATTTGATGCTATGAATGATGTCCGTAATCTTGAAACTGCAATTGATCAAACTATAAAAGTTGACCAGCATGCCCAAGGTACTATTTCATATACTGTTAGTCCCGTTCATACAATTGAATTATGGATTGAGATGGCCAAAAGAATTGAGGATATGGGTGCTCATTCCCTTTGTATTAAAGATATGGCTGGATTATTACAACCATATGTTGCCTTTGAGCTAGTTAAAAAATTAAAAAAAGCGATTGATATTCCTATTCAATTGCATGCTCATGCTACAACAGGTTTATCTACTGCATCAATTATTAAAGCGGTTGAGGCTGGCATAGATCGTGTTGATACTTGTATTGGTTCTATGAGTATGACATACAGTCACTCAGCAACTAATTCGATTGTATCTATATTAGAAAATAGCCCACGTAAAACTGGGCTTAATTTGGAAAAATTAGAAGAGATTGACCAATACTTTAAACCAATTAGAGCTAAGTATTCAAAATTTGAAGGATCTCTGAAGGGTGTAGATTCAAGGATTCTAACTTCTCAGGTTCCTGGAGGTATGCTTACCAATATGGAAGGGCAACTAAAAGAGCAGAATGCAATTGATAAAATGGATGAAGTTTTATTAGAGATTCCTAGAGTGCGGAAAGATCTTGGATATATTCCTCTAGTTACTCCTACCTCTCAAATTGTTGGTACTCAAGCAGTGTTGAATGTGCTAACTGGAGAGAGATATAAGACTATAACTAAGGAGTCATCAGGAATACTTAAGGGGGAATATGGTGCTTCTCCAGCACCACTAAATAAAGAGCTTCAAGATAGAGTTCTAGAAGGATCAAAAGTAATTACTTGTCGGCCTGCAGACAATCTTAAGCCAGAGTTAGAAATACTTGAAGCTGAGTTTGATAAGATAGTAGCTGATAAGGGTATAAGGGTTGCAGATGAGAAGGTTGATGATTTAATGACATATGCACTTTTCCCTCAAGTTGGTGTTCAGTTTTTAGAAAATAGAGATAACCCAGATTTTTTTGAGCCAGTTCCTCAAGAGCCTAGAGAATTTAACCCTAACGATAATAGTGAAGGTATCTATACCGTATCATTTGAAGGTCAATCTTATACTGTAAATGTTACTTCAGGTGGTGATATAGCATCAATTGGCTCTTCTTCAGCAGTTACAGAAGTTCATAATATGGTCCAAAAGGATGCTGAATCAGATCCTTCTAAATTTACAGCTAAAGAAAAGGTTGCTGCGCCTCTATCAGGGACTATATGGAAGGTTCTAGTAAGCCCTAATCAAAGCATTAATGAAGGAGATACACTCCTTATTTTGGAGGCTATGAAAATGGAGACTGAGGTAAAAGCAACAAGAACTGGAACTGTTATAAGTGTTGATGTTAAAGAGGGTGATTCAGTAACTGTTGGCCAGTTACTTCTCTCATTAAGATAG
- the tsaE gene encoding tRNA (adenosine(37)-N6)-threonylcarbamoyltransferase complex ATPase subunit type 1 TsaE — MDIVLKNLIETQELGKKLAHCCSSLQNPFVIYLIGDLGVGKTTLAQSFIQYFGFKRVKSPTYSLVESYQNKYINIHHFDCYRLTNPEELEYIGIRDYLLENNLQLIEWPELGEGVIADSDLSIELSGDGDQRSVNIEFQSDIGKHILRCATT, encoded by the coding sequence TTGGATATAGTTCTTAAAAATTTAATTGAAACGCAAGAACTTGGTAAAAAACTTGCCCACTGCTGTAGTTCACTTCAAAACCCATTTGTTATTTATCTAATAGGTGATCTAGGAGTTGGTAAAACTACATTAGCGCAAAGCTTTATTCAATATTTTGGCTTTAAGAGAGTCAAGAGCCCAACCTACTCCCTAGTAGAAAGTTATCAAAATAAATATATTAATATTCATCATTTTGATTGTTATAGACTCACCAATCCTGAAGAATTAGAATACATTGGTATAAGAGATTATCTTCTAGAAAATAATCTTCAACTCATAGAATGGCCTGAATTAGGTGAAGGTGTTATTGCCGATTCTGACCTTTCGATTGAGCTTAGTGGAGATGGAGATCAAAGAAGTGTAAATATAGAATTTCAGTCAGATATCGGCAAGCATATTCTAAGATGCGCAACTACTTAA
- a CDS encoding lipoprotein-releasing ABC transporter permease subunit, which yields MSVEFLISNKYLRSNRKKGFVSFISGVSMVGLILAVMSLITVLSVMNGFHEEITNRVLNTISHSYITESDDTLEDWVELRKKINSQEHIVASSPYVEDFALMTSKNASQGVSVRGILVDLESTTSSLLNDIKYGDLSLNEDDSSILIGVGLATIMGTGIGDQLTLIAPTRNSLGLLVPISTTFTVGGIFNAGLNEYNNGLAFIHLYDAQDLFTLGNEVTGIRLKVDDLFKANIITQETVKSLGDGFYGVDWMQQKQNFMRALNLEKQMIAIILSLIIAVAAFNIVSMMVMVVTDKKTDIAILRTLGMTPKRIVRIFFYQGLSIGFIGILVGTVLGLLLALNIESVISGIETIIGFQFFPKDVFYINRFPSKILMSDVASIMIGAFILVIIAAIYPARRAGKVNISEVLRHE from the coding sequence ATGAGCGTTGAATTTCTAATTTCTAACAAATATTTAAGATCTAATAGAAAAAAAGGATTTGTTTCCTTTATTTCTGGGGTCTCAATGGTTGGTCTAATTCTAGCAGTTATGTCGCTTATTACAGTCTTATCTGTAATGAATGGCTTTCATGAAGAAATAACAAATCGTGTATTAAATACAATCTCACACTCATACATAACTGAATCTGATGATACACTTGAAGACTGGGTGGAACTTAGAAAAAAAATCAACTCACAAGAACATATAGTTGCTTCTTCGCCTTATGTTGAAGATTTCGCTTTAATGACTTCTAAAAATGCCTCTCAAGGCGTCAGTGTTAGAGGCATACTTGTAGACCTTGAATCAACTACATCATCCTTACTTAATGATATAAAGTATGGTGATTTAAGCCTCAATGAAGATGACTCATCAATCCTAATTGGTGTTGGACTGGCAACAATTATGGGCACAGGTATTGGGGATCAACTTACACTAATAGCCCCTACTAGAAATTCCCTTGGCCTTTTGGTTCCTATATCAACGACTTTTACTGTTGGTGGAATATTTAATGCAGGTTTGAATGAATACAACAATGGCCTAGCATTTATTCATCTTTATGATGCTCAGGACTTATTTACTCTTGGAAATGAGGTCACTGGTATTCGTTTAAAAGTAGATGATTTGTTTAAAGCAAATATAATTACACAAGAAACTGTCAAGAGTCTTGGCGATGGTTTTTATGGTGTTGATTGGATGCAACAAAAACAAAACTTCATGAGAGCATTAAATCTTGAGAAACAGATGATAGCAATTATTCTCTCCCTAATAATTGCAGTAGCTGCCTTTAATATAGTATCTATGATGGTTATGGTTGTAACAGATAAAAAAACTGATATAGCAATTCTTAGAACTTTAGGAATGACGCCTAAAAGAATTGTAAGAATATTCTTTTATCAAGGCCTTAGTATTGGTTTTATTGGTATCTTAGTTGGAACAGTTCTTGGATTGTTATTAGCCCTTAATATTGAATCTGTTATTTCTGGAATTGAGACTATTATTGGCTTCCAGTTTTTTCCAAAGGATGTTTTTTATATTAATCGTTTTCCATCTAAAATTCTTATGAGTGATGTGGCTAGTATTATGATAGGTGCTTTTATCTTGGTAATTATTGCTGCCATTTACCCTGCTAGAAGAGCTGGTAAAGTAAATATTTCTGAGGTCTTAAGGCATGAGTAA
- a CDS encoding calcium/sodium antiporter, which yields MLMSIIALISGFLLLMWSADTFTDNGAKIARIFNISPLIIGLLIFGFGTSAPEMLVSGLAAFDGHPELSVGNAFGSNIFNIGLVLGVTAIILPISVDKLILKKEWLFLFLSTLVAGALLLDQYLSFNDGLILISLLLLFLYYVYTESKKNNPNNLDNIDDGLKNEKKSRIWFLLILSLIILVSSARLVVWGGTSLALQFGISDLIIGLTVVALGTSLPELAVSVSSVLKKQHQMVIGNIIGSNLFNTLGVLAIPGLILPFQIPGEVMSRDFINMIILTLLIVLLAVIFKFKINRFGGFILLFMLGAYLYQLLWI from the coding sequence ATGTTAATGTCAATTATAGCTCTTATTTCTGGCTTTCTATTATTGATGTGGAGCGCCGATACATTTACAGATAATGGTGCCAAAATTGCCAGAATATTCAATATTTCACCTCTCATAATTGGTTTACTCATCTTTGGCTTTGGGACATCTGCACCCGAGATGCTGGTCTCTGGGTTAGCTGCTTTTGATGGTCATCCAGAACTTAGCGTTGGCAATGCATTTGGTTCAAATATATTTAATATTGGATTAGTCCTTGGAGTTACAGCAATTATTCTTCCAATAAGTGTTGATAAATTGATATTAAAAAAGGAGTGGTTATTTTTATTTTTATCTACCCTTGTTGCAGGAGCTCTATTATTAGATCAATACTTAAGTTTTAATGATGGCTTAATCCTTATTTCGCTTCTATTATTATTTTTGTATTATGTTTATACTGAGTCTAAAAAAAATAATCCTAATAATCTTGATAATATAGATGATGGGCTTAAAAATGAGAAAAAAAGTAGAATATGGTTTTTATTAATTTTATCTCTCATAATTCTCGTATCAAGTGCGAGACTTGTGGTTTGGGGTGGCACATCATTAGCATTACAATTTGGGATAAGTGATTTAATAATTGGTCTAACAGTTGTTGCTTTAGGTACCAGTCTTCCAGAACTAGCAGTTTCTGTTAGTAGTGTCCTAAAAAAACAACATCAAATGGTGATTGGAAATATTATTGGCTCTAACTTATTTAATACATTAGGAGTCCTTGCAATTCCAGGGCTAATACTCCCCTTTCAAATACCAGGAGAGGTAATGAGTCGAGACTTCATAAATATGATAATTCTCACTTTATTAATAGTGTTGTTGGCTGTAATATTCAAATTTAAGATTAATCGTTTTGGTGGCTTTATATTGTTATTTATGCTTGGTGCTTATTTATATCAATTACTTTGGATATAG
- a CDS encoding sodium ion-translocating decarboxylase subunit beta encodes MANLKILWLNTGLYQMDWGQGLMLLVGIVLIYLAIVKKFEPLLLLPIGFGALLSNIPGANLAVDGGILHLFYMVGIESGAFPLIIFMGVGAMTDFGPLLANPKTLLLGAAAQFGIFATLLGAVGLSVLGVFDFSLKQAAAIGIIGGADGPTSIYVASILAPELLGAIAVASYSYMALVPLIQPPIMRAMTNENERKIKMVQLREVSKTEKIVFPIVLLLLVALLLPAAAPLLGMFAFGNLMKESGVVDRLSDTTQNALINIVTIFLGLAVGSKLMADKFLQLDTLGILLLGLVAFSIGTMCGLLMAKLMNVFSKNKINPLIGSAGVSAVPMAARVSNKVGLESDSNNFLLMHAMGPNVAGVIGSAIAAGIMIQFLG; translated from the coding sequence ATGGCAAACCTAAAAATACTTTGGTTGAATACTGGTCTCTACCAAATGGATTGGGGTCAAGGATTAATGCTTCTAGTTGGAATAGTATTAATATATTTAGCAATTGTTAAAAAGTTTGAACCCCTACTTCTTTTGCCTATTGGATTTGGCGCTCTTCTCAGTAATATTCCAGGCGCTAATTTAGCAGTTGATGGTGGAATACTGCATCTTTTTTATATGGTTGGTATTGAGTCAGGAGCATTCCCACTTATTATATTTATGGGAGTAGGTGCAATGACAGACTTTGGTCCTCTCCTAGCAAACCCTAAAACATTGCTTCTTGGTGCAGCTGCTCAATTTGGTATTTTTGCAACTCTATTGGGAGCAGTTGGACTTTCTGTACTTGGTGTTTTTGATTTTAGTCTTAAGCAAGCCGCTGCTATAGGAATTATTGGTGGTGCTGATGGACCAACTTCAATATATGTCGCCTCAATTCTTGCGCCTGAACTATTAGGAGCTATTGCAGTTGCATCATACTCATACATGGCACTTGTTCCTCTTATCCAGCCACCAATTATGAGAGCTATGACTAATGAAAATGAGAGAAAAATAAAGATGGTCCAGCTCAGAGAAGTTTCCAAAACTGAAAAAATAGTTTTTCCTATAGTATTGCTTCTTCTTGTCGCACTTTTACTTCCAGCAGCTGCTCCATTGCTTGGCATGTTTGCTTTTGGTAATTTAATGAAAGAATCTGGGGTTGTAGATCGGCTAAGTGATACAACTCAGAATGCCTTAATTAATATCGTTACTATTTTTCTTGGTTTGGCAGTAGGCTCAAAACTAATGGCAGATAAGTTTCTTCAATTAGATACTTTAGGAATTTTATTACTAGGCTTGGTTGCATTCTCTATAGGCACTATGTGTGGACTTCTGATGGCAAAATTGATGAACGTATTTAGTAAAAATAAAATTAACCCTCTGATTGGTTCTGCCGGTGTCTCAGCTGTTCCAATGGCCGCCCGAGTTTCCAATAAGGTTGGTTTAGAGTCAGATTCTAATAATTTCTTACTAATGCATGCAATGGGGCCTAATGTTGCAGGTGTTATTGGTTCAGCAATTGCCGCTGGTATTATGATTCAATTTTTGGGGTAG
- a CDS encoding N-acetylmuramoyl-L-alanine amidase — protein sequence MRNYLILIIALIATSVFSDENTSLYDFRYWTAPDNTRIVIDTEEDALFNVSKQNDYVIISFDDAEVFSETFSNIFFNDERVKKVEIKRDKETIKLIYYINRDFIVKQFTLPPNTKYKHYRLVVDIIDSDVNSSLKKTKIAETTKTTKKVLPKYKKIIIVDAGHGGEDSGAIGKNKSKEKDVNLAIARKLVTTINKNSDLKAVLTRSGDYYIPLTKRITIAQKENATMFISIHADSVESISAKGASIYLLSEKGNNSKLAKQLEQSQNSVDQFGGVENVIDKDKFLKNILSDFSRKDREIQSFELAKKILEQLGKIGPVHKKIPQKANFVVLKSPAIPSILVETAFISNPTQEKRLTNTKQQQKIANAIYRGIINYYSEIEKDL from the coding sequence ATGCGCAACTACTTAATTTTAATAATTGCTTTAATAGCAACTTCAGTGTTCAGTGATGAAAATACGTCGCTTTATGACTTTAGGTATTGGACAGCCCCAGATAATACAAGGATTGTAATTGATACTGAGGAAGATGCACTTTTTAATGTTTCCAAACAAAATGATTATGTCATCATTAGCTTCGATGATGCTGAGGTTTTTTCAGAGACCTTTAGTAATATTTTTTTTAATGATGAGAGGGTAAAAAAGGTTGAAATTAAACGTGACAAAGAAACTATAAAGCTTATCTATTATATCAACCGAGATTTTATAGTTAAACAATTTACTCTTCCTCCAAATACTAAATATAAGCACTATCGTCTTGTTGTTGATATTATTGATTCAGATGTAAATTCGTCACTTAAAAAAACTAAGATAGCTGAGACAACTAAGACAACTAAAAAAGTATTACCCAAATACAAGAAAATTATCATAGTTGATGCCGGTCATGGTGGAGAGGATTCTGGAGCTATTGGCAAAAACAAATCAAAAGAAAAAGATGTTAATCTTGCGATTGCAAGAAAATTAGTGACAACAATTAATAAAAATTCAGATTTAAAAGCAGTCCTTACTCGAAGTGGTGACTACTATATCCCCTTAACCAAAAGAATAACAATTGCTCAAAAAGAAAATGCCACAATGTTTATTTCTATTCATGCTGACTCAGTAGAAAGCATAAGTGCTAAAGGAGCCTCTATTTATTTACTTAGTGAAAAGGGAAATAATAGTAAATTAGCAAAACAATTAGAGCAATCTCAAAACTCAGTCGACCAATTTGGTGGAGTAGAGAATGTTATTGATAAGGATAAGTTTTTAAAAAATATTTTGTCTGATTTTTCAAGAAAAGATAGGGAAATACAATCGTTTGAACTAGCTAAAAAAATACTCGAACAACTTGGAAAAATTGGACCTGTTCATAAGAAAATACCTCAAAAGGCAAATTTTGTAGTATTAAAGTCCCCTGCAATTCCTTCAATACTGGTTGAAACTGCATTTATCTCAAATCCGACTCAAGAAAAGAGATTAACAAATACCAAACAACAACAAAAAATAGCTAATGCTATATATAGAGGAATTATTAATTATTATTCAGAGATAGAAAAAGATCTATGA
- a CDS encoding glutamate synthase subunit beta: MGKVTGFLELDREVESYRDVGTRIQDFDEIFSGTHNLDQLQEQGSRCMDCGVPFCQSSNGCPIDNLIPEWNDLVYNNEWQEALERLEKTNNFPEFTGRVCPAPCEGSCVLGLNNPAVTIKNIELAIVDKGFEEGWIKVRDVESRSGKKVVIVGSGPAGLAAADELNQMGHSVTVYERSDRIGGLLMYGIPNMKLGKDIVDRRVELLRQEGIKFSTNIDIGRDISTAELQSKFDAVIFATGSTNARDLPAENRSASGIYPAMDFLTSNTKSLLNDGVADDSEFSAQGKDVIVIGGGDTGTDCIGTALRQGAKSITNFELMSQPPSDRSEGNPWPEWPTIFRVDYGHEESHKVFGKDPREYQLLTKSFIKDSNDKVSGIKTVNVEFVNGKLNEIKDTEKTWDAQLVLLSMGFVSPEHYLSDDAKIEIDERGNYKAEHGEFSTSKSGIFSAGDCRRGQSLVVWAINEGRGVAKSVDNFLAD, from the coding sequence ATGGGTAAAGTAACTGGTTTTTTGGAGCTAGATAGAGAGGTTGAGTCTTATAGAGATGTTGGAACTCGTATCCAAGATTTTGATGAGATTTTTTCTGGCACCCATAATTTAGACCAACTCCAAGAACAAGGCTCTCGTTGTATGGATTGTGGAGTGCCTTTTTGTCAGTCTTCAAATGGCTGCCCAATAGATAATTTAATCCCAGAATGGAATGATCTAGTTTACAACAATGAATGGCAAGAGGCTTTAGAGCGTCTAGAGAAGACAAATAATTTTCCTGAATTTACTGGCCGAGTTTGTCCTGCACCATGCGAAGGATCATGTGTTCTCGGTTTAAATAATCCAGCAGTAACTATTAAAAATATTGAATTAGCTATTGTCGATAAAGGTTTTGAAGAGGGCTGGATTAAAGTTAGAGATGTTGAATCTCGATCTGGTAAAAAAGTTGTGATTGTTGGATCTGGACCAGCTGGCCTTGCTGCTGCAGATGAACTAAACCAAATGGGCCATTCAGTTACAGTTTATGAAAGAAGCGATCGCATTGGGGGGCTTTTAATGTATGGCATCCCAAATATGAAGTTAGGTAAAGACATTGTTGATCGTAGAGTCGAGCTTTTAAGACAAGAAGGTATTAAATTCTCCACTAATATTGATATTGGAAGAGACATTTCAACAGCAGAATTGCAGTCGAAGTTTGATGCTGTTATTTTTGCTACTGGATCTACAAATGCTAGAGATCTTCCAGCTGAAAATCGAAGTGCTTCAGGTATTTATCCCGCTATGGATTTTTTAACTTCAAACACTAAAAGCCTTCTTAATGATGGTGTTGCTGATGATAGTGAATTCTCAGCACAAGGCAAAGACGTAATAGTAATTGGAGGTGGAGATACTGGAACTGATTGTATTGGAACAGCCCTTAGACAAGGTGCTAAGTCTATTACAAATTTTGAACTAATGAGCCAACCCCCTTCTGATCGTTCAGAAGGTAACCCTTGGCCAGAGTGGCCAACAATTTTTCGTGTTGACTATGGCCATGAAGAATCCCATAAGGTTTTTGGAAAAGACCCAAGGGAATATCAACTTTTAACAAAATCTTTCATTAAAGATAGTAATGATAAAGTTAGTGGTATCAAAACTGTTAATGTTGAGTTTGTAAATGGAAAATTAAATGAAATTAAAGATACTGAAAAAACTTGGGATGCCCAGTTAGTATTACTTTCAATGGGTTTTGTTTCGCCTGAGCATTATCTAAGTGATGATGCCAAAATAGAAATAGATGAAAGGGGTAACTATAAGGCTGAGCATGGAGAATTCAGTACTTCAAAGTCAGGTATTTTTTCTGCTGGCGACTGTCGAAGAGGCCAATCACTAGTTGTATGGGCAATTAACGAGGGTAGAGGTGTTGCAAAGAGTGTCGATAATTTTCTTGCAGATTAA
- a CDS encoding ABC transporter ATP-binding protein, whose protein sequence is MSNIIECRSVCFSYTEGNNQTPVLRNLNLEVSSGDSIAILGQSGCGKSTLLNLIAGLDHPTEGEVLVNNINISELDEKNRTDLRSNNLGFIFQFHHLLNDFTSLYNVALPLLINGSNIDNTIALSTKLLTDVGLENRLNHKPSELSGGERQRVAIARAMITKPACLIADEPTGNLDSKNAEGILELIIDLNSKATSALLIVTHDLGIANKMERKLNLADQELVEI, encoded by the coding sequence ATGAGTAATATTATTGAATGTCGATCAGTGTGCTTTTCATATACTGAAGGTAACAATCAAACTCCCGTTCTTAGGAACTTAAATCTTGAAGTTAGCTCGGGTGACTCAATAGCAATTCTTGGACAATCTGGCTGTGGGAAATCAACATTGCTTAACTTAATAGCTGGGTTAGATCATCCTACTGAAGGTGAGGTACTTGTTAATAATATAAATATTTCAGAACTTGACGAAAAAAATCGAACTGACTTGAGATCCAATAATCTTGGATTTATTTTCCAATTTCATCACTTGTTAAATGATTTCACTTCTCTTTATAATGTTGCCTTACCTCTTTTAATCAATGGCTCAAATATTGATAATACAATAGCATTATCTACAAAATTATTAACAGACGTAGGTTTAGAAAATCGATTAAATCACAAGCCTTCTGAGCTATCTGGTGGAGAACGTCAAAGGGTAGCAATAGCAAGAGCAATGATTACTAAACCAGCATGTCTAATTGCTGATGAGCCTACGGGAAATCTTGATTCAAAAAATGCAGAAGGGATATTAGAACTTATTATAGATTTAAACAGCAAGGCCACTTCAGCCCTATTGATAGTAACTCATGATTTAGGGATTGCAAATAAGATGGAAAGAAAGCTTAATTTAGCTGATCAAGAGTTAGTAGAGATATAA
- a CDS encoding OadG family protein gives MENNLLSEAINLTMFGMGFVFLFLALMVIITNLMSIIISKIDPPLSFAQSTISNNSVEIDKKTRTIIEAAIKLHVKK, from the coding sequence ATGGAAAATAATCTTCTAAGTGAAGCAATAAATCTAACCATGTTTGGTATGGGATTTGTTTTTTTATTTTTAGCTTTGATGGTTATTATTACTAATTTAATGTCCATAATTATTTCAAAGATTGACCCCCCATTAAGTTTTGCACAATCAACTATTTCAAATAATTCAGTTGAAATTGATAAAAAAACAAGAACAATAATTGAAGCTGCAATAAAATTGCATGTAAAGAAATAA